TATCTTCATTTAAGCAGCTCAAGTATCCATGCCGTTAGTAAGGGGAACATAATCTCATGGTGTCCTGTAAATGCAAAACCACGTCCGCCCGTTTTTGTGGGTCTCTCAACGACGTTTTTTAATGGTCTGTAGTGCTGGATCATATCCATGTTAACAGCGGTAAAATTTTTTACATCGTATTCAAGATTTCTCGTTATGGACAACGCCTTTAAAAACACTTCCGGCAAAATAACGGCAGAACCTATGTTTATGATAACGCCCTGTTCAAGCTTTGATACAATTGTTGCAAACTTTCTAAAATCTATCTCGGTTGCCTTTCCGATTGCAGCGCCGTCAGCCTTCGGGTGCATGTGTATTATGTCGGTGCCGTAGGCAACGTGTACTGTAAGCGGTATACCCATTTTGTACGCCCTGTATGTTATACTTTCTTCCCTGTATGGAGCATCCGCATGTGCAAGGGCAAAACCTGCCGATTCACCAAGTCCCATACCCCTGTCAACGCCCTCTTTGACAGCCTGATTTAGAAGTGAGCCGGTTTCCTCTGCCATACCAAAACTCCCGTCCTGTATGGTTACTTGAACATCCTCCGAGGTCTCACCGATAAGTGCGATCTCCGTGTCATGAATAACACCAGCGCCCTGCATAGCTATTGCTGTAATAATACCGCTTTCCATAAGCTGTATAACGAGAGGTGAAAGCCCTACCTTTATAACACTATCACCCATTGCAAGAATTATTTCTTTTTTGTTGTTTTTTGCCTTAACAATAGCTCTCACGCATGTCTCCATCTCTTCCGCCTTCAAAATTTTCGGTAACCTCGAAAAGAACTCATCAACAGTTAATCCGGGTTTATACGGCAAAGCAAAATCTTTAACCTTTACTTTATTTTTTCGTGTCTTTATTGAGCTCGTTTTTATCCTATTAAGATCTATTGGCTCTATTTTCATTTTTCACCTCTTCTTTAAATTAATTGTTTCTAATTTATCCTCATTCCATTTCATACTAAGCCTTTTTCTCTTTTTGTAGCTGTCACCCTGCAGAACTGCACCGACGAGTAAAGGCATGCCGACCGTTGATTCTATTGTTATCTGTATTTTATCAGCTTCTCTATGAATTTTTCCCCATGATTGAGCCTCCTCAAATGTACATCCGCTGAGTCCACCCCACTGCGGGGTATCGGTCGTTATCTGGATCGCATACCTGTAACCGTTCTCCCCAGCGCCCAATATCTCTGAGATAACCTCCATTTGCTGGATATAATTCTTGGGCGTTCCACCGCCTATATAAATAACGCCGGCACTTCTGGATTTCATCTTAATCTGGGCAAGTTCATAATTATCCCTGATAGGGTTTATAATGATTTTATTTTTTTTATCAACGTAATGTTTCGTAAGCCCTATACCTATTGAACTATCATTAAGTGCGGGACAAAATACGGGCACATTCCTCTTTGCAGCAGTGTAGAGGATTGAATTTTTATCATTTATATTTTTCCCGAGTATTGAAAAAAATTCCCTGCTTGAATATTCTTTTTTGTCAAGACCGCCTGCGATCTCTGCAATAGCAGCGTCTGTTTCTCTGAATTTTTCTTCATCCACAAGTGTGTCGTATATCCTGTCTATAAAGTATTGCCTTAGCAGCAGGTCATCCATGTTTGGTGAGCCTATGTAATGTTTGAAACCGCGTGCAACATAAAAATCCTGATAAAGATTAGCCCCGGTTGATACAAGTACGTCTATGAGCCCGTACTCTATCATATCCCTTATAACCTTTCGCATACCGCCAGGCACCATAGGACCGGCAAGCCCCATAAATATGGTGGGCCTTTTTGGATCCGAAAGCATCCTTTCGTATATTTTTAAAGACTTTCCGAGATTTCTGCTCTGTATTGACGTGCGCTGAAAAGCAAAGACCAGATCTCTTACAGTCTTGATCTTCTCGAGATCAAGATACTCTACCGCTTCTGATAATATTGTATTCTTTGTAACTATTTCCATTTTCCCTCCTACATCTATGATTTAAATGTAAAATGCAGCTCTGTTAAAGGATCGCCGTAACACTGGCATCTTAGTATCTCTGATTTTATATCCTTTAATCTGCCTGTTAATAAAAACTGCTCAAGCCATCCTTGTACATTTTTGACATGTGCCATGTCTATATCAGGGAAATCTTTTATAATGATAGTGCCTTCTTTATCTGTGAATAGTATTGCCTCTACAGTACCGGTATCATAGTAACTATTCCATATACTCATGGCCCTCTTCACCATATTTTCAATATTGCTAAAACTCATGAATATCTTATAGACCGTTGTGAGATCATGTTGTGCGGAAAGCCTGCCCTGCTCAATACAAAATGATAGATCACCTTTGCCTATAACCTTATCAAGCGATCTCAGAAGATCGGTATAAAGCTTATACTGGTACCATTCTGTAATAAGTATATGCTCCTGCATGTATTTTGATGATTCGGGCGGTAAAGCCTTAATGACCCTTGGCAAGGCATCTTTGAAATTTTTTTTAATAAATTTTATCATCCCAAGTATAGCTACACCTTTTACTTTCGGCATGTAACCTCCTATCTTAAAATTGGGGCTGTTCTTACTACATGTGTATATATCTCAAGTCAATAATAAGTTAATAGTTTAAAATTGCATTGTCAAAAAATATCATAAGATACCTGAAATTCTTGCTATCTCTCATCCTATTGTTCTCAAACATACAAAAGGAATTGCTTGATAGTCGCACTTTAAATGTACGATTCCTATAGTCTTCTTGAATTTTGCAGCCTGAACCAGTAGGCAGATAATTCTCTGTCAAATAATTCATGTTTACTGAACTTTTCAGACATTATTTTCCAGGACCTTTAATTCAAGGTGCTCTATAAAATGGGGGAAGGTCAATATAATAAGGTTTTTTATATGTCAATCTAAATTCCTCAACCAACTCAAAGATATTTGTCTGTAAAATAATTCACAAGCTTGAGCGGGAGTTTTATTATTCTGATAATGTTAAGCAGCAAGAAAAGAGAAACGCCGTCTAATATATGGAAAACCATAATAATCAATCCGGAAAAGGGTCTTAACCATGGATAATTTTTGTAAAAACGAAACAATCCATGCATATTCTGGTTCTCTATGAAGAAAAACTGCTTCACAAACCCAGACAATGTAGCCTTTTTTACTATGCTAATAGACATGTTAATGTAATTTTTAGTGCCTGTAAGCTTATCCATCTTACTGAATTGATGGACTGTGTATAAACTACTGCAAAGGATCGTTCTTATTGTTTTACCATGTTTTATATAATGCAGGTTATTTGTTATCTCCAGCAGGTAGCCGCTGTTGTCGGGTATATCAATCTCAAGAAAATCTTTTTTCCAAAAAGCCCTTTCGCCTCCAAAGTATTTTGCGCAGTTTGTCCATCCCCATATGGGTGTTCTATCCCCTGCCCTGTCAAGAACCATTTGATCCACCTCGCCATTTTTAACCGGCAAGATCAATGAATCTATATTTTTATGGGTTAAACCGATCAAATCAGAATCAAGCATAATTATAAGATTACCTTCTGCATTAGCTATACCCTTTTTTATCACACCCGCTTTACCGTTTGTTGTAGGTAATGTGATTACCTTTAATAAAGGACAAGCCTGCTCATACGATTTTGCGATCTGTGCTGTATGATCATTTGAGCCGTCATCAATAACCAGTATCTCATTAAACCTGTTGAAAGTGGTTACAACATCCAGAACCCGTGAGATATTCTTCTCTTCATTATAAGCAGGGATAATGCATGAGATTACCATGTTATCATTTGTATAAAAATTATTCACATCAGTATGCCAATTTTAATAAATTTAATTTATAAAAAATTATAACACGTTTTTTCCGGATATGAAACGATTTTAATATCATGAATAAAAAATTCATAACTCTATATCCGAAAAATGCACTAAAAAAACAAGGAAGACTGTAAATGGCTGAGAATAGATGAGTCCCGGTTTTGGACGAACAGATTACCCACCACATTTTTTGTGTTAACAAAACCCTCTTATTCAAGATATTATTTGAATTATAAGAT
This is a stretch of genomic DNA from Deltaproteobacteria bacterium. It encodes these proteins:
- a CDS encoding deoxyhypusine synthase family protein — protein: MEIVTKNTILSEAVEYLDLEKIKTVRDLVFAFQRTSIQSRNLGKSLKIYERMLSDPKRPTIFMGLAGPMVPGGMRKVIRDMIEYGLIDVLVSTGANLYQDFYVARGFKHYIGSPNMDDLLLRQYFIDRIYDTLVDEEKFRETDAAIAEIAGGLDKKEYSSREFFSILGKNINDKNSILYTAAKRNVPVFCPALNDSSIGIGLTKHYVDKKNKIIINPIRDNYELAQIKMKSRSAGVIYIGGGTPKNYIQQMEVISEILGAGENGYRYAIQITTDTPQWGGLSGCTFEEAQSWGKIHREADKIQITIESTVGMPLLVGAVLQGDSYKKRKRLSMKWNEDKLETINLKKR
- a CDS encoding glycosyltransferase family 2 protein, producing MNNFYTNDNMVISCIIPAYNEEKNISRVLDVVTTFNRFNEILVIDDGSNDHTAQIAKSYEQACPLLKVITLPTTNGKAGVIKKGIANAEGNLIIMLDSDLIGLTHKNIDSLILPVKNGEVDQMVLDRAGDRTPIWGWTNCAKYFGGERAFWKKDFLEIDIPDNSGYLLEITNNLHYIKHGKTIRTILCSSLYTVHQFSKMDKLTGTKNYINMSISIVKKATLSGFVKQFFFIENQNMHGLFRFYKNYPWLRPFSGLIIMVFHILDGVSLFLLLNIIRIIKLPLKLVNYFTDKYL